In the genome of Arachis stenosperma cultivar V10309 chromosome 6, arast.V10309.gnm1.PFL2, whole genome shotgun sequence, the window GTTAAAGAGTTTTTCTTGTTGCACGAAGGAATTGGATAGAAGATTGAGGAGTTATGGCCTTTACAAGTTAGGTTGAGAAGCCCTTTCTTATTGTGTCAAATTGggtaaagaataaaataattctctttgtactcaatttcaatatatcttttttgtttttatttaaattttaatttatctttttttttattttgtttgaatctttatctttttgtttatcttttatttctttatcaagttcaaaaaatataatcattatcCGAATATTGTAATTGAGTAATTTTAAAttctactttatttatttatgtaatttgtcttaaaaaaaggataaataaCTGTATATTATcagttaaattttaaatatttaaaatacccatatatttaaaaatttgttgctttttataataattttaaatttaaaaattataaattcaaattattttataatttcaaatatattaaaattaagacACTTatcttagaaaataaaaattatacaattaatttataatttggatttcattcaaatcaatttatttattcttataaattaaaaattcagatacaaataattttatgtaaaactaataattaaaaattattagataataattttattaaatttattaaattatttaataacttttaattattaattttataagaacTTAATTGTAGTTGGTTCCATACTTTCTTCTAATTCTGAAGTATAGGTGCTGGTTAATTAGCTGGCAAGTGCTTGTTACAAGTTACACTATGCTCCCTCAAAATATTCATGTTTGGAGAAAAGAAGGGCAAATAATAGCAAATTAgtaacattaattttttttctacttGTTTTGTTAAATAATAAAGAATGAAATAGATTATCAAGGgtaatttatgtatttaaataaaCTCTTAAGATAAATTACACAAATATAATAATTGACATTTTTTATATGCgtgcatttttttaaattatgtaAATCATTCGCTGGCTAATTATATACTATTTCAGTCGAGCAGAAATCGCTATTATACGTATAgcaatttataattaaaaaaatgaagaaaaaatcGTTACAAACAGAAAATATCAAGCGGCTAAACAGCTTTGAGTTGCagaaaattaagtgaaatttggtttgagaaggaaaaaaaataatttatttatttataagagataataatattttttttataatgtcacttttttttaacaaatttatataaaatataattaaaaaaaacatataaaaaatgatattatCAATGCAAATTCAATTGatcattgattttttttatatataattttaaatgagtaataaataaacagtaaatatatactaattgcaataattaattaaaaatagtagATGATAGTTATGCTActtaattgattaattaaaaatagtagataataggcatactatttaattaattattataattatcattttttttgtataagatcttaaaagaaaaaattaaaaaataaaaataaaaataaataaattctatgTTTTTAATCGAAAACTTAATATATCAAATTGTATAAACTTTGCATTTTGGGATTGTTCGTATGTTTGAACTAGTAAATTATCCggtaatttttataaattttatacactttgatatattaaaaaatattttaaattaaaaatataaagtttatttgatttatatttttaatttttaatatttttttgcttttaaaatcttataaaaaGGTAAAAATAATAACTACAATGATTAATAGGTTTCGCtagaaaatcaattaaaaaaatagttaattagttgaaaaataaaaattttgttataaaaaaaacttCTTTTGTCCTAGTTTTTTAAGTTAAAATGAGAGAAACTAAAAGATTAATGAAAATTGTCAtagggttcggctatatttttatgttggttgtcGAAAACTTAACACAATTTTCATCTTTTATCCAGACTTGGGACCGGTTATATACCGCAAGTGTAACATGGACAGAGTTATTAACGAGAattgtaaaaaagaaaaatgatatCATGGGCTAAAGGcccaaacaaaaataataaaaacactTCTAACTTTTGAAGAAATCAAACCCTATACTATCATAGTGATACAATGTGGCCTCTAGGCGCAGCATATTATTACCAAAGAAAAGGAGGacagaaaaattagaagaaaaaaaagatgtaaGCCGAGGAGCAGGAATGGTTATTAGCACTGCTCTAATTACTGGTTTATTGATTTataaatttaactaatttaactGTAGTTGAATTGAAAAAAactgttttataataaaataataactaaaatacaAATAAACACACAAAAATTATACGATCTTATcaatttacaaattaaaatttttttttaaaatactctTAAAATATATGTTTTCAAGTACTTTTATCATTATCATCTTTAGCTTTACACTCATCACTTGATTAAAGAAATCCACAACCTTAATcctttatgattttttttggaaaaataaaatctCATTCAAAAAGGAAATCATTTAGGGGTGGTAATAGGGCGGGTAGGGGCAGGTTTTTGCTCTACCGACCCTGCCATGCCTTACAATAATCTGGATAAAACCCGCCCCGCTTCTACCCGCGGGTAGTAAATGGTTGAATCTTAACCCGTCCCCGCGGGTACCCGCCCCGCCCCTACCTGCCCccataattattaaaatctaataaataaaattaaatttcaaaatttatataaccatcatcacatacataacataaattaaagtaaaattttaaatataatacaatattatcaatcattttactaattatttttatatattacatatataatatattaatattatatattatatatataccgGGACGGGTAGCACCTAAACCcgaccccccccccccccccggcGGTCCAAAAATCTGCCCCGAGCGGGTAGGGGCGGGGTGGGTACCCGCAGGTTTGGGTGGTGTTGCCATCCCTAAAATCATTGCTGTAAGTAATTGAGAATATTTGTGAGACTCAGCACTAAGACATAGAACAAGCATACATAAAGAGCAGTATCAAATAATCCAATTCTCAATTCCATGAATCATAAACAAAAAGGTGTCTAAATATCTACAGAATCAATCAAATTTAGCATTAAAAGTATCAAAAACCAAATTTTGCAGTTAAAAAATAGAGTAAAAGACATTAGAAATGAGAGTGGCTTGAACTACCGTCTTCTGCATTAGAAAAATACActaccatcatcatcatcaatccCAAGACCTCCAACAACAGCATCATCttcatgatttccttgttctaaATCAATAACATGGGACATCTGTTGtttgttaattttttgaaagcatcaatttggtttaaaattaaaacacaGCAACAAATAATCATCCTAAAGTCTGAAACCAACAAATTtatcaacaaaaattcaaaaacaacatacttataaatttaaaaacagcagcagcagaataaaaaaaatccatttttagCAATAATTTTGACAACAatacaaaatcaatttctttgattgattTCACATTCATAAAATCACTAATCAGATTCAGAATAGACTCAAACAGAGCAATAATAGTACAATCCAATTACAATATCATAGCAATCCACTACCTAATAATCTCAACAAACAACATCCAAACAATTAATCATGCTTTAACAATTAATCATTTAATCATGTTTCAAGTAAacaattttttaacaattaatcATGCTTCAGCCTTCATGCAATTAGCTtcaacaattaatcatacttAAAGCAATCAGCTTCAACAATTAATCATTTAATAACGCTTTAAATGGGTGTTGACCCGGTTTGTATACAAATGGTGTTGCTGAATGTAGAACTAATAATTAATCATACttcaaataataatagtaaGGTTTAGAAGATAGAAccaacaattaatcatacttcaataattattattacaacAAATTAGACTTATACGTAGGGTTAGTGGAAGACAGAGAATAATGCAAAGTTGGCGGCGACAGAGACAGTGGCTGGGGTGGAAGGGTCGAATAGAGCTGGCGCCGACGGGAAGACACTCGCGAAAGCAACTGGCACTGGCGGTGGCTGCGATTTCGACGGCGGAAAGGAAAGCTGGCTGAAAGGAACTTGCGACAGTGAGTAACTTCCACAGACCTTGCGACGACGGCGATGGCTGAACGGAGGTTACGCCGGAAGCTTGAGGTGGAGACTGGAGACGTCGGAACTGAGAGTGAGAGGTGAGAGTGGAGGGATGAAAGGGAGGCTCGAGAGTGGATTTGTGCTATGGGTGTCTGGGGTAAAGACTAGGATTCCTTTTTTGGAGCCAAGTCAAAATGCTGCGTttggaaaaattttaaaaaccgGCTGGGTTGCGGTTCGGTTTGACCGACCGGTTTCTGGCTGGTTCGACAGTCTAGTTTTGGTTTTTGAATTTGACGGTTTTACTTTCTATCTGAATCGTGTTTGTTAATGGTATTCAGTTTGATCAATTCGAACCGATTTTCAGAACATTGGTTATTAGGAGCAATGATGGAGTTATTGTGGCAGCTGAGCTGAGAATCTCAACCAACTTAAGCGTAGAAAAATGAAGCAGAAACAACGGCTTGCTACTTGGGCTGAAAATTGGCTTTTGAGTTTTGAGTACTGGCTGAGAATAACTACATTGCGGTAGCTCAAGCACAATAACAAATATAACCTTAGAAGAATGTCCCAAAGTTCTGCAAGAGTTACGGTGCACAAACCTAGATTAACACTGAAGCAAGTAATGATTTTCCCATCAGAATCTCGCAGAATACCTCCACAAGCCACTCTTCTATCGTTGGAAAATGAACTATCCGAGTTGAGTTTGATGGACGGATGCTTCGGGAATATTTAGATTGAGCATGATAATAATCTTTGAccaattgaaaaataatatcatGAATTCTGTCTTCTGCTAAAATTTTGtctttgttaaaaataaaagtgtttTTTTGAGACCAAAGAAAGTTTATAATAGTAGAAAAAAGAAGGGATCATGatactaatttttatatattatgatACATTCACTAAAGCGTGGCCAAAAATAGTTAATGGTCACACTTTTATGAGGGTAGCGACTGAATAGAGATTTGGCCATATTTTTTCTTGCTatgctttaaaagcgtagcgAAAAGAGTCAATGGCCACTCTTTTATGAGAGTGGCAATTGATTTGAGATTTGGCCACGTTTTTTTTGCTACGCTAAAAAACGTAGCCATAGAAAAAAAGGCACGCTTTTAAAACGTAACGACAAAAttttgttatagagtcattttaaaagcgtggctgtttcttccaactcttttggcacgcttcaaaagcgtggccaaaaggttcgccaaagaaaaaaaatttcagagaACTCTCTTCGAAATTACTAAGTTACAATTGCAATACACCATCTACTCTTCCAAACTTTAGCTTTCCCCTTCTTTGAATTGCCCTAGCTCATTCAGATCAAAGAACCATAAGCCCTCCACGCGCGAGGTGACGATTGCTCCTAACCCTAACCTTGTCTTCACTATGCCTCACCCCATCCCACTTTTCATTGTGCCTCATGAAGAACCCCCTGATCGTGATGAAGAGAATCATATCGAAGAACCCTAACCTCTCTTCATTGTGCACTCCGCAAAGAACGTCGCCGGCGCGCGTGATGCTTCTGTCGGCAATCCCTCTTCTGGCACCCGTAACCCTCCTTTGagtttcttctctcttctctcgaCACTCTCTCCCTCAAGCTCACTGTGGCTCACCTCTCTCACGGCTGGTCTCGCCGTCGACCTCTCTCTCTCCGGTTTCACGCTTCTCTCGCGGCTGTTTCGGACTTAAGCTCGTCGCAAGCTCTGTCGCTCTCTGTCACCATCGCAAGCTCGTCTTCTTGCTTAGGCTGTCAACGCTTCCTTTGTCGTGAGTTGGTCCGTGGGTAGGGGAGTTTCAGCTTCCTTCGGCCCTGTTATTTCTTTTTCAGTTTCATTATTGTAAGTCATCAGTatatcttgaatttgttgttgaaaGTTGAGATTGTTGCTGAAATAATGattcaattgattttgtttGCTGTAAATCATATTCCGAGAATTTGAATTTAAGTTTTTGTTACTGAAAGCTATTCTACTTAAATTTGTTGTTAAAAATTATCAATGAGCTGAATTTGTTGCTGCTAAGTTGAATTGTTACTGAACATATCGCTGAGCAATTTTTTGTTGTTGGATAACGTCACTGTTCTTTTAAGTAGCAAGTAGGTTTAAACTTGTAATGAAATCAGTgggatttattttaaaaattacagtTTTTAATATACAAATGTTTTAAAAGTGCATGAGTTGGTTATGGCTGTGTTATGTTGAATGTGTttgttaaattgatttttattgttaaaaaatgaaCTAGGTTGCTGTCTTCTTGTTAAGGTTGGTATATTAGGAACTGGGAGGATCAAATTGAGTTAGATGGAGAAGTGGTTGAATTGAGTTACCGCGGCTTGTAGGGGTTCTATTCCCTGGTGGCAATTGCTGAGAGGAAGCATAGAGAGAAGCTCAGCCAACGGTTCATTGCTTTATCTGCCCTTGTTCCTGGTATAATGTTTCATTTCAATTAAATATGCAtgactaataattttattattttcaaggattttttttagtttataagTTTTTGGTTAGTTAGAATTTCCagtatttatctttttcttttgtaatctccatctgattgcttgtgtcATTTATTTCTGGGCCTTAGTTTCCTACTTGTATTATGTAGTGTTAATTGCTACTGTTCTCTCTTCCATTATATTCAACTTGAATTTCTCAATTTAAATATCTGAATTAtgtactatttttttaaatattttatactatgTGAACCATTGTTTATTATTTTGCTGTGTTCAAtttcttttgctattcactgcagCCTGTAAAAGTTTCAAAAGAAAGCAGTTATAGTTCAGATGACagtgatgaggaagaagaaaaaccTTCTAAAACTCCTCAGAAAAGTGTAAGCATCTCGCTTTGTATTTTAATATCGCTGTTTGAAGGCTTGTTTTGCTTTGTCTTGTGATTGTGCACTAAATGGATTTTCCTCTTGTGAAACAGGCTAAGGATGTCGAGATGGTTGATGCTGACTCAGCAAAGAAAGTTGTATGTTACTGgtctcatttttttattctttttaaatgtTCTAATATCTTTGATGGTAATATATCTTTGCTTTGCAGTCTAAAACCCCTTCTACACCTAGTGTTGCAGCAGGTGGATCAAAGACACTATTTGTTGGAAACCTGTCATTTAGTTTGCAACGATCTGACTTGTATGTATTGTATATCTTATATTTCCTTGTTTATAgtgtatttttttcttatgaTGTCATGTTACTGTTGTTCAGTGAGGAGTTTTTCAAAGATTGTGGAGAAGTAGTTGATGTTCGTTTTTCTGTTGACGATACTGGGAGGTTTAAACGCTTTAGACatgttgagtttgctattgcaGAGGCAGCACAAAGTGTAAGCTATTGCTCCTCAATTATCTACAGAATAATAAGTTATCTGTGGTGGTTGCATAGCTTTTGCTAGCTACTTTTCTAAAACCAGTCAAATATAttaattgttaaaattaaataatttctttttgaGTACTTGTGTTGTTGGAAGTTATTGGCTGCGTTAACtaattattatgtttttttatatgAAGTTAATTTAATTGTTGTAATATCATTCATTTTGAAGCTAATTTTTTTCCAACTACTGCCTTGCTATTTCTATGCTGTTAACTAATTGCTATTGCTTTATTGATTTGTTTTCTCCTCCATAGTGTTGTTTGATATGCATCACTGCAATCTATTGTTTGGTTACCCTCCACCCCTTTTTACTTTGAAAAGATGTTTAAATTATGTATTTGTTGATTTATTGGGGTTGTGTATTGATAATCCTTTTGGTTTTCGTACTTGTAGGCTCTTGAATTGAATGAGCATGAGTTGTTGAATCATCCTGTTAGGCTTGATTTAGCTCGTGAAAGAGGTAATTATTATATCTTCTCCTCTCTCCCTCCTATGCCTCATATCTACTTCTATCACCTTTTTCTCCGCTCCCTTTCATGCCTTGCTTCCActtatttccttctctttatCCTTTGTAATACTTGTTTCAGTTTCAGCAATTCCTTCCAGAAAGGTGATCAGCGTCAAACTGGTCAAACTATATTCACAAGGGGTTTTGATAAATCTCTTGGAGAAGaggtaattttatttctatcatGTCTACTGCTGCTTTCCTTGCATGTGTTTCTTTTTGCAATTCATATTTGAATACTGCCAAAATTGTGGTTGCAGATAAGAGCTAGCCTAAATGAGCATTTTGGTTCCTGCAGGGAGATCTCGAGGGTGTCAGTCCCAAAAGATTTCAAGTCTGGAGGTCCTAAATGGTTTGTTTCTTCTTcaaatcctttttcttttttgtttatttttagtGTGAAAGATTTGCTATTTCATTTTTTGTGTATCTTTTTGTTTCTCAAGTTGGATGCTCAGAATGATTGTGTTACGTGTTGCTTTGAGTTTAGTAAATTGACACCAGGTGTAATTTACAGTTTTGCCTACATCGACTTCAAGGATTTTTCTAGCATGAAGAAAGCTCTAGAACTCAATGAAACTGAACTTGCTGGTGGTTATTACCTCTCTGTTGAAGACagagtgtttattattaattttgatagtgtttattattaatttgacaGAGTGTGGCGTTGGCTTTGATATGATAATTAACTAAAAGTTTAATTTCTTTAtccatttatttattattaatttttattatttatagcTTGAGAATGAGGACATGCTCTATCTACTTTctattgatgatgatgaagagcAGTGCATTCAAATACCATGTTGATTTTTGGTTATCGCTGCTAGTATTTAACAGGTTATGGTGGTTGATGCTGAGGCATACACCTATGATAATGAGGTCATTAAGAAAGCTGAAGCAATGGGGAAGCCCAAATATCCTGAAGAAGAAGCTACCGTGGAAACTACTAGAGCCATAAAACATCATCAAGAAAGCTGAAGCAATGGGGAAGCCCGAAAATCCTAAAGAAGAAGCTACTATGGAAACTACTAGAGCCATAAAAGCTTCTCAGTTGTTGCTAAATGCCATTGAAATCCTGAAGAAGAAGCTGGATGCTGTACGTCTCTTAGCACATAGTGGAGGATGATGATTAGTTTGGTGAATTGGGTGCACATATATGAGGAGGTTGATCAAAATTATTGTTAGATAGGATGGCAAAGTTATTGGAGTTGTAATTCATGTATTAGGAATACATTGCGTAGTTGTTATCACCTTgatttttgatattttgttataCTGTTATGtgattaaacattttttttgtgTGATAAGTTTATGTATGTTGGATTAGTGGATTTAAAATTATTGGTTAttgtctaaattttaaaattatctattaATTTTGTAAGGTTTTATTACAAAGATTAaacaagattaaaaaaaaaaaactataggTTATTGAACAAACTTTTTGTCACGCTTTAAAAACGTAGCCATATTGTACAATAGTCATCAATTgctacgctttaaaagcgtagtCGTATGTCTTGCTATTGGCACGTTTATAAAGCATAGCTGTATCTCTCTCCATTGACATGCTTAAAAAGTGTAGCCATATGTCTCTCTttgcacgctttaaaagcgtagccatatcTTGCTtttggcacgctttaaaagtgtAGCCATATTTGGCACATATGGCCACGTTTTTAAAGTATGGCGATCTTTAAAAACGTGACAAAAAATAAAGCGTGGTGATAAGTCACCAAAAGCGTGGCGCTAAAGCAACCGGCACCTTTGCTGTTGTAACCCTTTCAAAAGCATACCGATAACTCAAAAAACGTGGCGAAAAGCTATCGCTACGATTTTTTTGACTTTTCGCCACGCTTCAAAAACGTAGCGAAAGAcgttttcttgtagtgattttagagaatttcaaataatgaatttcaattttgatCACatactatattttatttttagttcaaCTTTCACTACAATTATGAAAGagatttttaacaaaaattctCTAACCAAATTATTTGTGTAACAGCCCAGGCTACCCGCTAACACGATATTGTctgctttggcacacaaggcctcacggttttgcctttgacgataggaattatagccgaagccccccacactcaaaacacgtcatgctagggagagatatccacacccttataagacatgcttcgttccccttcCCAACcaatgtgggaccttacaatccaccccctgtaacagcccagaccacccgctagcacgatattgttcgctttggcacacaaggcctcacgatTTTACCTTTgtcgatagggatgatagccaaagtctcccacactcactcgtcaaaacgcgtcatactagggagaggtatccacacccttataaggtaTGCTTCGTTCCCCTTCCCAACCAAGCCCAGTGCCCTCGCTGGCACATCAATCTGGGCTCCGGCTttgataccatctgtaacagtCAAGACCAACACAAGGCCTCAcagttttgcctttgacgatagggatgatagccaaAACCCTCACACTCAcgcgtcaaaacgcgtcatgttAGAGAGAGGTATCCACACTCTTATAAGGCATGTTTCGTTCTCCTCCCCAACCGATGCAGGACTTTACAATTTGCGCTCCTCCATTTAATAAACAAGCATGAAGTTAGTTTATGTTAACGAAAAGTTttggaaaataaaaatttttaattaaaaattatcaaaatttattattttttattttatttaatatattttataataaataaatattaaataaaagaaagttaAACTATTTAGActgatattttttttgtctctttATTGTTACCGAAGAATTAATATCAAAGCggataaaaacttaaaatttcatAGTTGAATGGTAGAAAGTTGAAGACTCGAAGGGATAGTTATACTTTGGCGagtaaatttatatttaaataagtaattaaatatataGTCAAAGAAAAATTCAATATGGAAGATTTGATGCATGCGTGCATGCGCTTTATATATCTAAATTAACAAATCACGCTTCCTAAGTTTTCTATATCAACCTACGTGTCACATATAATAAGCGCCCTCAAATCAATTCATGCTTACATTATTAACAGTTTATTATTCACAGTATGAATAAGCTATATGTACTATGAGACTTGttatatatacaaattttttttgcatATAAGGCTATATAAGTCagtttaaatttaacaaaaataacttttaatttaaaaagcATATAAATATGTACTTCCTCAACTTTGAATAGAGAAATAGTTTTTTCTCAATGTTTGTATTCCACGTTCTTCCTCCtactccttcttcttctttttctttgcattttcatcttcatcgtgattctttttattgttgttattattgctgcatttttttctaCCTCCTCTTTCTATTaattttgcaacattatgtattttttttctttatttgattttttctcttaagaagaattataagaaaacgAAATAAGAAGATGAGAAAGAAGAAGTAGTATAAgatgaggaggaagaggaagagttttgaattatgcaaaacttattaaaataaaaatacacccaaatatcttcgtgttatacccaaatttgctgtaaatacagaaaaatatttcttctaatgctgcatttttttcttcttcttctttttcttattttttttcttttagttaaatgaatgtaagttcatcctctttcaagtaattttgcaacattatgtgtttcttcttcttctttgtttaattttttgtttttattcttattaagagagtaaaacaagaaaaaacttgagaaagtaaaaaaaaaagatgaataataaaaaaaacaagatggtgatgataatagaaaaaaaaaaaagaaatggtagaaaatgaagagaaagaagaggaagagttttaaattatgCATAACTTATCAGATAAACACAAACAATCAGTCAAAACAGATGAACACTAAAGAAGAATAGCCCTTATTTATAGTTGAATTACTTAGCGAGTAAAGCTTATCCAACTGATTAATTATCTTTGTAGCTGAATTACTTTGCGGATGAAGCTTATCCAAGTGATTACATATCTATCTTCGTATATCCAGTTAtcatcaaatcttttttaaatcatatattttgatttttgaattttaagttttaaataatctattttcatcttctatttatctatttatatataattataattataattcttTTGTTGCTTGAGGAATTGTGATTGTGTGCActtgtttaattttgataaacaCCCATaggattataaaaataaaataaagtaaactttaattttattagaatatattagaatcaattagtttttattataattatttaacatatttaaatGTTTATTACAGGATATTATATctttatcattttaatttttttaatatttataaatatttttttatattgtattattcTACACAATTTAAATAGACacaaactttttttttactGTTTCTCTTACTTTCTaacaaatttgataaaaaaagatataaagtAAAATAGGATGTATAATGATGTTAAAACAACTTTTCTTTAtccattaaattttttttattcagtttaatttgattttaaaaataaaaaaacattaatAAACTCAACTATATATTCTAATTAAAAAAagcaaatatttttatttttggaagacaaaagattgaaaataaaaaacattaattattttaatttaaccTCTTATTAAAAACATTAGATAATAAGATTTTGTCTTATATTTATAAAAGTAGTCaacataaaaaatcaaataggcttatcaaatttatatacatttgtttattttattagaaaattttcaaaaaagaatCGAATCAAACTGATattgattttatttaaaatatatagttgggtttttatttaaattaaagttaGATAATTAAATTGAATCACAAACACCATCAATGTAAACTGagtttaatttaataaatttgatctcgtaacaaaaaatttaatggataaaaagaaaaattgtttCAAACTTATTATACATCctactttattttatatatctttttgtcagattaaaatttattgattgattttattttatttttgtagttatattatattatatttatttattatattttcaaaatataaatcCAACAAAATTATATAGTTAAAGTCGACTAAATATTCATATGGTCGTCAATATAAGATTGTCATAAAAAAGAATGTTGATTATTGTTCCGGGATTTACCTAGAACCAGATGATTGGGCTCGAATGGAAGACCCAAATGTTGAAAGAAGGTGGCCTCCGACTTATCTTACGTCAGCGAGTCGCCGTTCGAGTTGTGTGTTTGGAAAggtggggggtggtacctgcaagacaCTCCAATGCCTAAGTCAACAAAGGATTAAGCAAGATGTACCTGAGTGtgtcagggtatttataggagacgGGCCAATAACCATCGCTGAAGTA includes:
- the LOC130933174 gene encoding nucleolin 2-like isoform X1, with the translated sequence MVDADSAKKVSKTPSTPSVAAGGSKTLFVGNLSFSLQRSDFEEFFKDCGEVVDVRFSVDDTGRFKRFRHVEFAIAEAAQSALELNEHELLNHPVRLDLARERVSAIPSRKVISVKLVKLYSQGVLINLLEKREISRVSVPKDFKSGGPKCFAYIDFKDFSSMKKALELNETELAVFNRLWWLMLRHTPMIMRSLRKLKQWGSPNILKKKLPWKLLEP
- the LOC130933174 gene encoding nucleolin 1-like isoform X3 translates to MVDADSAKKVSKTPSTPSVAAGGSKTLFVGNLSFSLQRSDFEEFFKDCGEVVDVRFSVDDTGRFKRFRHVEFAIAEAAQSALELNEHELLNHPVRLDLARERVSAIPSRKVISVKLVKLYSQGVLINLLEKREISRVSVPKDFKSGGPKCI
- the LOC130933174 gene encoding nucleolin 1-like isoform X2 — protein: MVDADSAKKVSKTPSTPSVAAGGSKTLFVGNLSFSLQRSDFEEFFKDCGEVVDVRFSVDDTGRFKRFRHVEFAIAEAAQSALELNEHELLNHPVRLDLARERVSAIPSRKVISVKLVKLYSQGVLINLLEKREISRVSVPKDFKSGGPKWLWWLMLRHTPMIMRSLRKLKQWGSPNILKKKLPWKLLEP